ATTTATAGTAGCTAAATCTCCCAAAAGCATCGATAATCCGCCATCGCCACACATTGCGATAACTTGTTTTTCAGGATGTGCAAGTGCTGCTCCAATCGCCATTGGCATTGCATTTGCCATTGATCCGTGATTAAAAGAACCTAGCATTTTTCGTTCTCCCGTTCCTTTAATAAAACGAGCGCCCCAAACACAAGTCATTCCGGTATCAACCGTAAAAATGGCGTCTTTATTGGCCAATTTATCAATAATATGCGCCACATATTCCGGCTGAATTGTGTCTTCGCCGCCATTATCATCAATATAAGTATTCATGTTTTCTTTTACACTGGCGTATGATTTAAGTTGCGCTTGTAGAAAACTATCATCCGTTTTGGTTTCCAGAAGCGGCAATAAAGCTTCAATTGTATCGGCTACATCGCCACATAATCCCATATAAAGATTGGCTCTTCGGCCTAAACGTTCAGAACTTGTATCAATCTGGATAATTTTATTGTCTGTAGGCATGAATTTATCATACGGAAAATCTGTTCCCAGCAATAAAACTAAATGTGATTCGTGCATACTATGATATGCCGAAGGTTGTCCGAGTAAACCTGTCATTCCTATTTCATTAGGATTATTGGGCTGAATACTCATTTTTCCTCTAAAAGAATATCCTACAGGAGCTTTTATATGTTGAGATAATTGTACGACCTGATCGTGTGCTTTTTCGGCGCCAATTCCGCAGAATAAAGTGATTTTGGAACTTTCGTTTATAGCCTTTGCTAAATGTTGTAATTCCTGATCTGAAGGTCTGATTACAGGATTACAGTGAAAAAACTGAGTAGAAATATTGCTTTCAACCGCTTTTAATTCCGAAACATCACCCGGTAAACCAATCACGGCAACACCTTTTTTGCCTAAAGCATGCTGAATAGCAGTTTGTATAATTCGGGGCGCTTGCTCCGCCGTCATAATCATCTGATTGTAACAACTGCAATCGTCGAAAAGCTTAAGAGTATTGGTTTCCTGGAAATAATCCATTCCCATTTCGCCCGTATTAATTGTAGATGCAATTGCTAATAAAGGCACTTGTGAACGATGTGCATCATACAAACCATTAATTAAATGCACGTGTCCGGGACCGCAACTTCCGGCACAAACAGCAAAACCGTCCAATTCGGCTTCGGCAGCAGCGGCGTAGGCTCCAACTTCTTCATGCCTAACATGAATCCATTTTATTTTTCCGTTTCTGCGTATCGCATCATTAAAATAATTTAAACTATCGCCAGTCACCGCATAAACGCGTTTTACTCCGGCTTCTACCAACATTTCAACTAATTGTTCTGCAACTATTTTACTCATGGATTATATTTTTAAAATTAATATTCAGATAGTATAAACATTGGTTATAGTTTACTTTCTTAATAATTACATTTTAAGATACACTGGTTATGATGTAAAAGCGGTTTTTGGTATGGGTTTATAAATTTAGTAAAAAAAATCTTTTTTTTTGAGGTTCAAAGGGACAAAGGTTCAAAGGGACAAAGGTTCAAAGGGACAAAGGTTCAAAGGGACAAAGGTTTTTTTTGAAGGTTCTGAGATTCTAAGCTACTATTCCGAGGCTTCGGGCAATGCCATTAAGTTAATATATCTTAGATTCTGTTCCATCGGAACACCTCATTGGTAGAAAAAAAAATGCATCGTGAGAAACATCGTCCCATTGGGACGTTTGATAAATTGTATATGTAATCTGCATATGTTTTTACCAAATATTATTTATAAAATCAAACGTTCCAACGGAACGTGAAAAAATGCCGTATTTATTGAACTACCAATGAAATGTTCCGATGGAACAAAAAAAGTGATGAGATATTATCCTTAACAAATTGTTCCATTGGATTTTTCCTTAACTTGATAAGATTGGGTTTCGGGACTAAGGTTTTCTTTTTGGGGAAAGACAGAAAAAAGGTTCAAAGGAACAAAGTTTTTACACTTCATATACCTTTGAACCTTTGTTTTTTAAGAATCGAAAATTCTAGTTTTTTAACTTAGAACCTTAGCAACTCAGAACCTCAGAACCTTTTTTAAAACGGATCCGCAGTCACTTTAAACTTCATATCTGCCTTAACAGTTACATCTTTCGTAAGTGTTTCTTTTAAGGTAACCTGAGTTCTGATTTTATATTTATCGGATTTAATATATTGGTCTAATTTTTTATCGGTACAAATTAAATCGATCATATTCGTTGTTTCGTTGATATTGTCTTGATAAGCCAATTCTATTTCATCAGAATCGGTAGTTGAAATAAACAAGTGAATCGATTTTAAAAACGTAAAGGTTTTATCTGCCGGATTTGTGATCGTCAATTTAAGCGATTTCAGTTTTACATCTTTCACCAAACTAGCTTTGGTTTTGTTGTTTGCAAATTCAGCTGATGAATTTGTAGTAACGTCAGGCGTAATAATTTCTGACGGCAAATTGATTGGAAAAGTACTTTTTATCTGAATCGAAGCTTGATTCGAAATTGTAAAAGTCAATAAGTCGTCGACCGCACTACAAGAATTTAAAAATACAGCTAAAAAAAGAATAAGGGCAATTGATTTTGATTTCATAAAATGGGTTTTCTCTAAATACGGATTTTTTTGAAGAGTGGATTTTTTCTTTTGAGGTTCAAAGTTACAAAGGTTCAAAGGAACAAAGTTTTTTTTTGAAGGTACTAAGTTTCTAAGGTGCTAAGTAACTAAGTTTTTTTTGACGATCCAACACCTTAGAAGCTTAGTAACTTAGAAACTTAGAACCTATATAGAAAAAAAATAAAAATCCATTTTTCATTTTGGAATATAAAAAGTATTTTTGCGCATGCAACACAACGTACTTATTTTAGATTTCGGATCGCAATATACACAGCTTATTGCGCGTAGAGTTCGCGAATTAAATATATTCTGCGAAATTTTCCCTTACAATCACTTTCCTAGTGATTTATCACCTTATAAAGCCGTAATTTTAGGAGGAAGCCCATTTTCTGTTCGTGCAGAAGATGCTCCACATCCTGATTTATCTCAAATTCGAGGCAAGCTTCCAATGTTGGCAGTTTGTTACGGAGCACAATACTTAGCACATTTTAGTGGAGGTGAAGTAGCAGCTTCGAACACCAGAGAATATGGTAGAGCTAATTTATCTTATATTAAGGAGAACGAAGTTTTCTTTAATGGAGTTTCAGAAAACAGTCAGGTTTGGATGAGCCATAGCGATAGTATCAAAGCTTTGCCAACAAATGCTGTAAAATTAGCAAGCACGCATGACGTAGAATATGCAGCTTACAAAATTGAAGGCGAAACAACTTATGCAATTCAGTATCACCCAGAAGTTTTCCATTCTACAGATGGATCAAAAATGCTGAAAAACTTTTTAGTAGACATTGCTGAAGTTCCTCAAAATTTTACACCAAATGCTTTCGTAGAAGAAATGGTGGCAGAATTGAAAGAGAAAGTAGGAAATGATAAAGTAGTTTTAGGATTGTCAGGCGGAGTAGATTCTACTGTAGCGGCAGTTTTATTACACCAGGCAATTGGAAAAAACTTATACTGTATTTTCGTAAATAACGGTTTACTTCGTAAAAACGAATTCCAAAATGTATTAGATCAATACAAAGGAATGGGATTGAACGTAAAAGGAGTAGATGCAGGAGATCGTTTCCTTGGCGAGTTAGCCGGAATCAGTGATCCTGAAACAAAACGTAAAACAATTGGTCGTGTATTTATCGAAGTTTTTGATGATGAATCACACTTAATCGAAGACGTAAAATGGTTGGCGCAAGGAACTATTTATCCTGACGTAATCGAATCAGTTTCGGTAAAAGGACCATCGGCAACAATTAAATCTCACCATAATGTAGGTGGATTGCCGGATTATATGAAATTAAAAATTGTAGAACCACTTAGAATGTTGTTTAAAGACGAAGTTCGTAGAGTTGGAGCTACTTTAGGAATAGATCCTGAATTATTAGGAAGACACCCTTTCCCGGGGCCAGGATTATCAATCAGAATTTTAGGAGATATTACTCCTGAGAAAGTTCAGATTTTGCAAGATGTTGACGCTGTTTTCATCGACGGATTAAAATCTTGGGGATTATATGACAAAGTTTGGCAAGCTGGAGCAATTTTGCTTCCGGTAAACAGTGTTGGTGTAATGGGAGATGAGCGTACATACGAAAAAGTAGTAGCGCTTAGAGCCGTAGAATCAACAGATGGTATGACTGCTGACTGGGTTCATTTACCGTATGATTTCTTGATGAAAGTGTCAAATGACATTATAAATAAAGTAAAAGGCGTGAACCGTGTGGTTTACGACATAAGCTCAAAACCACCTGCAACAATTGAGTGGGAATAGTATTGTTTTTCAAATTAAGGCGTTACATTTGTAATGCCTTAATTTTTTAAACCTACTAATTATGAGAGAGTTTTTAACGATTTCTCTTGTGTTTATTTTGTCTTTTAACAAAATAACTGCGCAAGATTCAATTATTGAACACAAAATTCAAAAAGGAGAAACCGCTTATTTTATCGCC
This genomic window from Flavobacterium sp. 9 contains:
- a CDS encoding thiamine pyrophosphate-dependent enzyme — its product is MSKIVAEQLVEMLVEAGVKRVYAVTGDSLNYFNDAIRRNGKIKWIHVRHEEVGAYAAAAEAELDGFAVCAGSCGPGHVHLINGLYDAHRSQVPLLAIASTINTGEMGMDYFQETNTLKLFDDCSCYNQMIMTAEQAPRIIQTAIQHALGKKGVAVIGLPGDVSELKAVESNISTQFFHCNPVIRPSDQELQHLAKAINESSKITLFCGIGAEKAHDQVVQLSQHIKAPVGYSFRGKMSIQPNNPNEIGMTGLLGQPSAYHSMHESHLVLLLGTDFPYDKFMPTDNKIIQIDTSSERLGRRANLYMGLCGDVADTIEALLPLLETKTDDSFLQAQLKSYASVKENMNTYIDDNGGEDTIQPEYVAHIIDKLANKDAIFTVDTGMTCVWGARFIKGTGERKMLGSFNHGSMANAMPMAIGAALAHPEKQVIAMCGDGGLSMLLGDLATINQYNIPVKIIVFNNRALGMVKLEMEVNGLPDNETDMVNPDFGLIAQAMGFQGINVHKPEEVETAIENAFRHNGPVLLNIFTNPNALAMPPTVEWKQVIGMTKSMTRLMLGGKMEEVIDTIKSNYKHLKEGI
- the guaA gene encoding glutamine-hydrolyzing GMP synthase, encoding MQHNVLILDFGSQYTQLIARRVRELNIFCEIFPYNHFPSDLSPYKAVILGGSPFSVRAEDAPHPDLSQIRGKLPMLAVCYGAQYLAHFSGGEVAASNTREYGRANLSYIKENEVFFNGVSENSQVWMSHSDSIKALPTNAVKLASTHDVEYAAYKIEGETTYAIQYHPEVFHSTDGSKMLKNFLVDIAEVPQNFTPNAFVEEMVAELKEKVGNDKVVLGLSGGVDSTVAAVLLHQAIGKNLYCIFVNNGLLRKNEFQNVLDQYKGMGLNVKGVDAGDRFLGELAGISDPETKRKTIGRVFIEVFDDESHLIEDVKWLAQGTIYPDVIESVSVKGPSATIKSHHNVGGLPDYMKLKIVEPLRMLFKDEVRRVGATLGIDPELLGRHPFPGPGLSIRILGDITPEKVQILQDVDAVFIDGLKSWGLYDKVWQAGAILLPVNSVGVMGDERTYEKVVALRAVESTDGMTADWVHLPYDFLMKVSNDIINKVKGVNRVVYDISSKPPATIEWE